From a region of the Thermosipho melanesiensis BI429 genome:
- a CDS encoding hemolysin family protein, whose product MEDPLSYFWSFLLLVVLLYLSSVFSASETALTSVSRLKLRESLKKGEKKEEENELHLFNKLLTVILIMNNLVNILASSVATLLVVGLFKNIFPSSISALISTLVLTFFILIFGEITPKIYARQNNEKIFNRTINILLFLSKIFSPVIKLLVGISNFVIRLIGGKLVEEAPFITTEDIIMYVEVGREEGTLKHEESFMLKRTLEMEESMVKEIMIPRVDIVAIEESETLDEIMKIIKEEEYSRIPVYRETIDNIVGICYAKDVLVFVSERGSEISSKVKVKEIMREPLFVPETMKVSELLKIFKEQKIHMAIVVDEYGGTAGLVTMEDILEEIFGEIMDEYDQNENIGIKRLENGAYIVDATVPINDLEREFGIEFPETDYETLAGYILEHLQRIPKVGEEILLDGFSFKIIAASKNRIEKVLVKVVDRDG is encoded by the coding sequence ATGGAAGATCCTTTAAGTTATTTTTGGTCATTTTTACTTTTAGTGGTTTTGTTGTATTTATCGTCAGTTTTTTCCGCTTCTGAAACAGCTTTAACTTCTGTAAGTAGGTTGAAACTAAGAGAATCTTTGAAAAAAGGTGAAAAAAAGGAAGAAGAGAACGAATTACATCTTTTCAACAAGTTGTTAACTGTGATTTTGATAATGAATAATTTGGTTAATATTTTGGCTTCATCTGTTGCAACATTGTTAGTTGTTGGGTTGTTTAAAAATATTTTTCCAAGTAGTATCTCAGCTCTTATTAGTACTTTAGTTTTGACATTTTTTATTCTTATCTTTGGAGAGATTACCCCAAAAATTTATGCAAGGCAAAATAATGAAAAAATTTTTAATAGAACAATTAATATTCTTTTGTTTCTTTCGAAAATATTCTCTCCTGTAATAAAGTTGTTGGTTGGAATATCTAATTTTGTAATAAGATTAATAGGTGGTAAGTTAGTAGAAGAAGCACCATTTATTACCACAGAGGATATAATTATGTATGTTGAAGTGGGAAGGGAAGAAGGGACGCTCAAACATGAAGAAAGTTTTATGTTAAAAAGAACTCTTGAAATGGAAGAATCCATGGTAAAAGAGATTATGATACCTCGTGTGGATATTGTAGCAATAGAAGAATCTGAAACGTTAGATGAAATTATGAAAATAATAAAAGAAGAGGAATATTCAAGGATACCTGTATACAGAGAAACCATTGATAACATTGTAGGTATTTGTTATGCAAAAGATGTTTTGGTTTTTGTAAGTGAAAGAGGTTCGGAAATATCGAGCAAAGTAAAAGTAAAAGAAATAATGAGAGAACCTTTATTTGTACCTGAAACAATGAAAGTGTCGGAGCTTTTAAAAATTTTTAAAGAGCAAAAGATACATATGGCTATAGTTGTAGATGAGTATGGTGGAACTGCAGGATTAGTTACAATGGAAGATATTTTAGAAGAAATTTTTGGAGAGATTATGGATGAATACGATCAGAATGAAAATATAGGTATAAAAAGACTTGAAAATGGGGCGTATATAGTTGATGCTACAGTACCAATTAATGATTTAGAGAGAGAATTTGGAATAGAGTTTCCTGAGACTGATTATGAAACGCTTGCAGGTTATATATTAGAACATCTTCAAAGGATTCCAAAAGTTGGCGAAGAAATCCTTCTTGATGGTTTTTCTTTTAAAATAATTGCAGCTTCTAAGAATAGAATTGAAAAAGTTTTAGTAAAGGTGGTGGATAGGGATGGATGA
- a CDS encoding cytidine deaminase yields the protein MDEKLINMAISAKSNAYAPYSNFKVGAALLTKSGKIYTGSNVENASYGLTCCAERVAVFKAVSEGEKEFDTLVVVGDTEEPISPCGACRQVMAEFGNFNVILVGKDGKIKKTSVEELLPYHFKKEHLDR from the coding sequence ATGGATGAAAAATTAATAAATATGGCTATATCAGCAAAAAGTAATGCATATGCACCTTATTCTAATTTTAAGGTTGGTGCTGCTTTGCTTACTAAATCTGGAAAAATATACACGGGCTCAAATGTAGAAAATGCTTCTTATGGTTTAACTTGTTGTGCGGAACGTGTTGCTGTCTTTAAAGCGGTTAGTGAAGGAGAAAAGGAATTTGACACATTAGTTGTGGTTGGTGATACCGAAGAACCTATTTCTCCTTGTGGTGCTTGTAGACAGGTAATGGCTGAATTTGGAAATTTTAATGTAATTCTCGTAGGAAAGGATGGAAAAATAAAGAAAACCTCAGTAGAAGAGCTATTGCCATATCATTTTAAAAAGGAGCATCTAGATAGATGA
- a CDS encoding chromosome segregation protein SMC, with protein MKSAQVLSVHLHDYLYFKDIDIFFDSRLNVITGETGAGKSLILDVFGILLDVTSGRVDNYSADVVMNILTDYPEYNIYSGENVFSITKRANRTVFKINGKVYPKRIVSNILSDYITLHRQNSQMKILDPNFILNFLDEVSQNQEILKEYRNWFEKYGKIQKLLSEYSLEKLKMEFEVIKEKIEEIERINPSIEEEEDLNRKYKVALKFQETVEKYGNIINYSEEVTERLWEIKNLVDEKYEDSVNTAIDIVETLKLDLQKELDEIEGYDAKEIEERIWDYNLLKRKYGPTIEDVLENYKLLKKQEKEITERIELLESSSERRKKVLDKMKQYAKNLSERRKKAAEKVLNEFYKHSKDLNLSFELEFEFSKVEFNNFGYDKVELLGSAVKGEKLKPVRNVASGGELSRLMLALELSIVSDGVLIFDEVDAGISGITGNKLADKLKEVSKNYQVIVVTHLPQIAIKADKHFMVNKEKDFGEVLELDERRRTEEVKRMLGDETVLKFIKE; from the coding sequence ATGAAATCGGCACAGGTGTTATCCGTGCATTTGCATGATTATCTTTATTTTAAGGATATAGATATATTTTTTGATTCCAGATTGAATGTTATTACCGGCGAGACAGGTGCAGGTAAAAGTTTAATTTTAGATGTGTTTGGGATTTTGTTGGATGTTACAAGTGGTAGGGTTGATAATTACAGTGCAGATGTGGTTATGAATATTCTAACGGATTATCCTGAATATAATATATATTCAGGGGAAAATGTTTTTTCGATAACAAAAAGAGCAAACAGAACAGTTTTTAAGATAAATGGGAAGGTTTATCCTAAACGCATTGTAAGCAATATCCTTTCGGATTATATTACTTTGCATCGGCAAAATTCACAGATGAAAATATTAGATCCAAATTTTATTCTAAATTTTTTAGATGAGGTATCTCAAAACCAAGAAATTTTAAAAGAGTACAGAAATTGGTTTGAAAAGTATGGGAAAATCCAAAAACTTTTGAGTGAGTATTCATTAGAAAAGCTTAAAATGGAATTTGAAGTTATAAAGGAAAAAATTGAGGAGATTGAAAGAATAAATCCTTCTATAGAGGAAGAAGAGGATTTAAATAGAAAATATAAAGTAGCGCTTAAGTTTCAAGAAACAGTTGAAAAATACGGGAATATAATAAACTATAGTGAAGAAGTTACAGAAAGATTGTGGGAGATAAAAAATTTAGTTGACGAAAAATACGAAGATTCTGTAAATACAGCGATAGATATTGTGGAAACTTTAAAGTTAGATCTACAGAAGGAACTAGATGAAATAGAGGGGTATGATGCAAAAGAAATAGAAGAGAGAATTTGGGATTATAATCTTTTAAAAAGGAAATATGGGCCTACGATAGAAGATGTTTTAGAAAATTATAAACTTTTAAAAAAACAAGAAAAAGAAATAACTGAAAGAATAGAATTGTTGGAAAGTTCATCTGAAAGAAGAAAAAAAGTTTTGGACAAAATGAAGCAATATGCGAAAAATTTATCCGAAAGAAGAAAAAAAGCTGCGGAAAAAGTTTTAAATGAATTTTACAAACATTCCAAGGATTTAAATTTATCTTTCGAGTTGGAATTTGAGTTTTCAAAAGTAGAATTTAATAACTTTGGTTATGACAAGGTAGAGTTGCTAGGAAGTGCAGTAAAAGGTGAAAAATTAAAACCAGTTAGAAATGTAGCTTCAGGAGGGGAATTATCAAGATTGATGCTTGCTTTAGAACTTTCAATAGTATCGGATGGGGTTTTAATATTTGATGAGGTAGATGCTGGTATAAGTGGAATTACGGGTAACAAACTTGCCGATAAATTGAAAGAAGTTTCTAAGAATTATCAAGTGATAGTTGTAACTCATTTACCACAGATTGCAATTAAGGCAGATAAACATTTTATGGTTAATAAAGAAAAAGATTTTGGAGAAGTGTTAGAACTAGACGAAAGAAGAAGAACTGAGGAAGTAAAAAGGATGTTGGGAGATGAAACTGTTTTAAAGTTTATTAAGGAGTGA
- the ligA gene encoding NAD-dependent DNA ligase LigA, with product MKNIKEEIERLRKEIEYHNYRYYVLADPIISDEEYDRLLKKLIELEKKYPKFSSPNSPTQKVGGGVISGFEKVEHTTPMLSLDNTYNETEIKEFDNRIKRLLNRNSVEYVCELKIDGISVSIRYENGEFRQAISRGNGIIGDDITENVKKIKSIPLRLFKKYTIEVRGEIFMPIKEFEKYNKIAEEEGLQPFANPRNAAAGTIRQLDSSIVAKRNLDSFIYYIVNPENYSLKTQWEALDFLKKLGFKVNRQSILCKNVECIIDFWKKMTKERKNLDYWIDGLVIKVNNFEFQKILGETSKSPRWAIAFKFPAIKKKTKIIDVELNVGRSGIITPVAIFEPIDLDGTIVKRASLHNFEYIQDKDIRIGDYVYIEKAGGIIPQVVSVVKEKRTGLEKEIKIPKSCPVCNGPVGKLTEDEIAIRCLNPHCPQKLKRHLEIFVSKSAFDISGIGEKIIDKIVDAKLIKDIADIFYLTPFDLAQISGLGQKSIAKILEQIEKSKKTPLNRVIVGLGIPMVGEKTSKILAEKFKNIEKLSSATYDELIKIENIGPEIAKSIVTYFQNEKTKEIINKLKKAGVNLEEKDVKKSDKLKGLTFAITGKLKSYTREEIKKIIEENGGKVSNSVSSKTNFLIAGEEPGSKLEKAKRLNIKIISEEDFLKLISG from the coding sequence ATGAAAAACATAAAAGAGGAAATTGAAAGATTACGAAAAGAAATAGAATACCACAACTACCGATATTATGTTCTAGCAGATCCAATAATAAGTGATGAAGAATATGACAGATTATTAAAAAAACTAATAGAATTAGAAAAAAAATACCCGAAATTTTCTTCTCCAAATTCCCCAACGCAAAAGGTTGGAGGAGGAGTTATTTCAGGATTTGAAAAAGTTGAGCATACAACTCCAATGTTAAGTCTTGATAATACATACAACGAAACAGAAATAAAAGAATTTGACAATAGAATAAAAAGGCTATTAAACAGAAATTCTGTTGAATATGTTTGTGAATTAAAAATCGATGGTATCTCCGTATCAATAAGATATGAAAATGGTGAATTTCGCCAAGCAATTAGTAGAGGGAACGGTATAATAGGTGATGATATTACAGAAAATGTTAAAAAAATTAAATCAATTCCTCTAAGATTATTTAAAAAATACACAATAGAAGTTAGAGGAGAAATTTTTATGCCCATTAAAGAATTCGAAAAATACAATAAAATTGCCGAAGAAGAAGGATTGCAACCATTTGCCAACCCAAGAAATGCTGCTGCTGGAACTATTAGGCAACTGGATTCCTCTATAGTTGCAAAAAGAAATCTAGATTCATTTATATATTACATAGTAAATCCAGAAAATTACAGTTTAAAAACACAATGGGAGGCTCTGGATTTTTTAAAAAAACTAGGATTTAAAGTCAATAGACAATCAATATTATGTAAAAATGTTGAATGTATTATAGACTTTTGGAAAAAAATGACTAAAGAGAGAAAAAATCTTGATTATTGGATTGATGGACTTGTAATCAAAGTAAATAATTTTGAGTTTCAAAAAATTTTAGGTGAAACATCAAAATCACCAAGATGGGCAATTGCATTTAAATTTCCAGCAATAAAGAAAAAAACTAAGATAATAGATGTAGAACTTAACGTAGGAAGAAGTGGAATAATAACCCCAGTTGCAATTTTCGAACCCATAGATCTTGATGGAACAATTGTAAAACGTGCATCTTTACATAATTTTGAATATATCCAGGACAAAGATATAAGAATAGGCGATTATGTTTATATAGAAAAAGCAGGTGGAATAATTCCACAAGTTGTAAGTGTAGTAAAAGAAAAAAGAACAGGTTTAGAAAAAGAAATAAAAATTCCTAAAAGTTGTCCTGTATGTAATGGACCAGTTGGCAAACTAACTGAAGACGAAATCGCTATAAGATGTCTTAACCCTCATTGTCCTCAGAAACTAAAAAGACATTTAGAAATATTCGTCTCAAAATCTGCATTCGACATTTCAGGAATAGGCGAAAAAATAATAGATAAAATAGTCGATGCAAAGTTGATAAAAGATATAGCGGACATTTTTTACCTAACACCTTTTGATTTGGCTCAAATAAGTGGTTTGGGTCAGAAATCAATTGCAAAAATTTTAGAACAAATAGAAAAATCGAAAAAAACACCGCTAAATAGGGTTATAGTTGGACTAGGTATTCCGATGGTTGGAGAAAAAACCTCAAAAATTCTTGCAGAAAAATTCAAAAATATTGAAAAATTGTCCTCTGCAACGTATGATGAATTAATAAAGATTGAAAATATCGGCCCTGAAATTGCCAAAAGTATAGTAACTTATTTCCAAAACGAAAAAACAAAGGAAATCATTAATAAACTCAAAAAAGCTGGTGTAAATCTTGAAGAAAAAGATGTAAAAAAGTCCGACAAACTTAAAGGGTTAACATTCGCAATTACAGGAAAACTAAAATCATACACAAGAGAAGAAATTAAAAAAATAATAGAAGAAAATGGAGGAAAAGTTTCAAATTCAGTTAGTTCAAAAACAAACTTTTTAATTGCAGGAGAAGAGCCTGGTTCAAAACTTGAAAAAGCCAAAAGATTAAATATAAAAATAATCTCAGAAGAAGACTTTTTAAAACTCATCAGTGGCTAA
- the rnr gene encoding ribonuclease R, with amino-acid sequence MITKKKVLNFINSKNYKPMIQKELYKSLGLKTKKEKKELRKILTELIKEEKIYKDGKGRYRPITKNHIVGTIEFTRNGTIAFVWTSSGEEIAVPVEKAGNAIHKDKVIVEIEGKWYDIPEGRVIKIIEHGLKKIVGTFQPVRKAAFLIPDDPKIQYDFYVPIEFFNNAKPGQKVVGKIIKYPTPTKNPVAKVVEVLGYADDPATDFPTVIVKHDINLSFPDDVMKEAANIPEKVLPKELKKRKDFRDELIVTIDGSDAKDFDDAVSVKKLKNGNYLLGVHIADVSHYVKEGSALDKEAFFRGTSIYLIDRVIPMLPFKLSHGICSLVQGEDRLVMSLIMEINKEGKVINYEVTPGIIRSKRRLVYDDVNDLFEGKKEAIEKIGDLKDTLLLMKELKNILRNARKKRGAILDIEGGEVKIILDEKGHAIDIIPRKRGETETIIEEFMIKANETIAEIFHKYNLPFVYRIHEKPEPDTIIQLKNYLSAIGIDFKVPQKITSRILQELLEKTSNHPLRDSIEKLLVRSMKRAVYSSTNIGHFGLASYAYTHFTSPIRRYPDLIVHRLIKKFLSKKDKLSKKQKKLLNDKLAKIAAYSSKRERVADEAEWDYVALKKIDYISNHIGETFDVVITSVTKFGLFVEIIEKNISGLIHISTLDDYYLYDEEKSILVGKRNGKIYKIGDKLKAKVVNANKTRMQIDFEISEA; translated from the coding sequence ATGATTACTAAGAAAAAAGTATTAAATTTTATTAATTCAAAAAATTACAAACCAATGATTCAAAAAGAGCTTTACAAATCTTTAGGACTAAAGACAAAAAAAGAAAAAAAAGAATTAAGAAAAATACTAACTGAATTAATTAAAGAGGAAAAAATATATAAAGACGGCAAAGGAAGATATAGACCAATTACAAAAAATCACATCGTTGGAACAATTGAATTTACAAGAAATGGTACCATAGCATTTGTTTGGACAAGCTCTGGTGAAGAAATAGCAGTCCCTGTAGAAAAAGCAGGAAATGCAATCCACAAAGATAAAGTAATAGTTGAAATAGAAGGAAAATGGTACGATATACCTGAAGGAAGAGTAATAAAAATAATCGAACATGGTCTAAAAAAGATTGTAGGAACATTCCAACCTGTTAGAAAAGCTGCTTTCTTAATTCCTGATGATCCAAAAATTCAATATGATTTTTACGTACCAATAGAGTTTTTTAACAATGCAAAACCCGGTCAAAAAGTTGTAGGAAAAATCATTAAATACCCTACACCAACAAAAAATCCCGTAGCAAAAGTTGTAGAAGTTTTAGGATATGCAGATGATCCAGCAACTGATTTTCCAACGGTAATAGTAAAACATGACATAAACCTCTCATTCCCTGATGATGTTATGAAAGAAGCTGCAAATATTCCAGAAAAGGTTCTTCCAAAAGAATTGAAAAAAAGAAAAGACTTCAGAGATGAGTTAATTGTAACAATTGATGGATCTGATGCAAAAGATTTTGACGATGCAGTAAGTGTAAAAAAATTAAAAAATGGGAATTACTTACTCGGCGTACATATTGCAGATGTTTCACATTATGTAAAAGAAGGAAGTGCTTTGGATAAAGAAGCCTTTTTTCGAGGAACCAGCATATACCTAATCGACAGAGTTATTCCAATGCTTCCTTTTAAGCTTTCACATGGTATCTGTAGTCTAGTACAAGGAGAAGACAGACTAGTTATGTCATTGATAATGGAAATAAACAAGGAAGGAAAAGTGATAAACTACGAAGTTACGCCTGGGATAATTAGAAGTAAAAGACGACTTGTCTATGATGACGTAAATGACTTATTTGAAGGAAAAAAAGAAGCTATTGAAAAAATTGGAGATTTAAAAGACACATTATTGTTAATGAAAGAATTAAAAAATATACTCAGAAATGCACGAAAAAAAAGAGGTGCAATTTTAGATATTGAGGGAGGAGAAGTAAAAATAATCCTTGACGAAAAAGGACATGCTATTGACATTATTCCAAGAAAAAGGGGAGAAACCGAAACAATAATAGAAGAATTTATGATAAAAGCAAATGAAACCATAGCCGAAATTTTCCATAAATATAACCTACCTTTCGTATATAGAATACACGAAAAACCTGAACCAGATACAATCATTCAACTTAAAAACTATCTATCAGCCATTGGCATTGACTTTAAAGTTCCACAGAAAATAACTTCAAGAATTTTACAAGAATTATTAGAAAAAACTAGTAATCATCCATTGAGAGATAGTATTGAAAAATTACTTGTGAGATCCATGAAAAGAGCTGTATATTCGTCCACAAATATAGGACATTTTGGCCTAGCTTCATACGCATATACACACTTTACCTCTCCTATTAGGAGATATCCTGATCTTATTGTGCACAGACTAATTAAAAAATTCTTATCTAAAAAAGACAAATTAAGCAAAAAACAAAAAAAACTACTAAATGACAAGTTAGCTAAAATTGCTGCTTATTCAAGTAAAAGAGAGAGGGTAGCAGATGAAGCAGAATGGGATTATGTAGCCTTAAAAAAGATAGACTATATATCTAACCACATTGGTGAAACATTCGATGTAGTAATAACGTCAGTAACAAAATTCGGATTATTTGTCGAAATAATTGAAAAAAATATTTCTGGATTAATTCATATATCTACGCTAGATGACTATTACTTGTATGACGAAGAAAAAAGTATTTTGGTTGGCAAAAGAAATGGAAAAATATACAAAATAGGAGATAAGTTAAAAGCGAAGGTTGTAAATGCAAATAAAACAAGAATGCAGATAGATTTCGAAATAAGTGAGGCTTAA
- a CDS encoding 16S rRNA (cytosine(967)-C(5))-methyltransferase has translation MKSDLIIAYRLLRKKFRSGIFSTEFYQAFSYVEEKAFFKNLIFGVLRKQEYLDWVINSLLKKKDIPPSIRTILRIGTYQLLFTNKPSYSIVNETVELVEKKSFKGLVNAILRKISKIGYTEPKELYLKYSHPKWLIEYWKKFLPLDYIYKILEYNQYPLKTTARVNKRKIDRDKLKIENIFPTPHSPVGIYFEKIEENPWKLDKYINGYITYQSESSQIIPLLVDFEKDELVFDACAAPGGKATHILELCDVNLVINDVEKQKIKILENQFKRLNLRPKKILNFDAQKITLKDKFDKIFIDAPCSSLGIARRNPEVLRRQKKENFKKLSEIQINIISNLWKYLKKHGIMIYSTCTVTIEENTNTVKKWKPFAEFVDIRERLEKFGIKYVWDGYGTLFYPDEILTPFYVSILRKIKE, from the coding sequence TTGAAAAGTGATTTAATAATTGCCTATAGACTGCTAAGAAAAAAATTCAGATCGGGAATTTTCTCAACGGAATTTTACCAAGCTTTCTCCTATGTGGAGGAGAAAGCTTTTTTTAAAAACCTAATTTTTGGAGTTTTAAGAAAGCAAGAATACCTCGACTGGGTAATAAATTCTCTTTTGAAGAAAAAAGATATTCCTCCATCTATTAGAACAATACTTAGAATAGGTACATACCAACTCTTATTTACAAACAAGCCTAGTTATTCAATTGTTAATGAAACAGTTGAATTGGTTGAAAAAAAATCATTTAAAGGACTAGTTAATGCCATTTTAAGAAAGATATCAAAAATTGGATATACTGAACCTAAAGAATTATATTTAAAATATTCACATCCAAAATGGTTAATAGAATATTGGAAAAAATTTCTCCCCTTAGATTACATATACAAAATACTTGAATATAATCAATATCCTTTAAAAACAACTGCAAGAGTTAACAAAAGAAAAATTGATAGAGATAAGCTAAAAATTGAAAATATTTTTCCAACTCCTCATTCGCCCGTGGGAATATATTTTGAAAAAATTGAAGAAAATCCATGGAAACTAGATAAATACATAAATGGATACATCACATACCAAAGCGAATCATCACAAATAATTCCTTTATTAGTTGATTTTGAAAAAGATGAATTAGTTTTTGATGCATGTGCTGCACCTGGAGGCAAAGCCACGCACATATTGGAACTTTGTGACGTTAATCTTGTTATTAACGATGTTGAAAAGCAAAAAATAAAAATTCTTGAAAACCAATTCAAACGATTAAATCTAAGACCAAAAAAAATATTAAATTTTGATGCGCAAAAAATAACCTTAAAAGACAAATTTGACAAAATATTCATAGACGCTCCTTGCAGTAGCCTAGGCATTGCACGAAGAAATCCCGAGGTATTAAGACGGCAAAAAAAGGAAAACTTTAAAAAACTTTCAGAAATACAAATAAATATCATCTCAAATCTTTGGAAATACCTAAAAAAACATGGGATAATGATATATTCAACTTGCACAGTAACTATCGAGGAAAACACAAATACCGTAAAAAAATGGAAACCATTTGCGGAATTTGTAGATATTAGGGAGAGATTGGAAAAATTTGGAATAAAATATGTCTGGGATGGTTATGGTACATTATTCTATCCTGATGAAATATTAACACCGTTCTACGTTTCAATATTAAGAAAAATAAAGGAGTGA
- a CDS encoding zinc metallopeptidase — translation MFFFDPTFIILIPGLILAFVAQIYVQERFSKYSRIPSSLNMTGAQLAKFMLESSGIYDVSVERVPGNLTDHYDPKSKVVRLSDATYNSNSVAALGVVAHEIGHAIQHARKYVPLVIRNGIAPVVSFSSNLSWILFIIGFIFANFALVKIGIFLFSLAVLFSVITLPVEFDASRRAIKLLSSNLMMPKNEISGVKSVLTAAAMTYVASTLMAFLQLLRMLLIAGFLGGNKD, via the coding sequence ATGTTTTTTTTTGACCCAACTTTTATCATTCTCATACCTGGGTTAATTTTGGCATTTGTTGCACAAATTTACGTTCAAGAAAGGTTTTCAAAATATTCCAGGATACCATCAAGCTTAAACATGACAGGGGCGCAACTTGCAAAGTTTATGCTTGAATCGTCTGGAATCTACGATGTTTCTGTTGAAAGAGTTCCTGGAAATTTAACTGATCACTACGATCCAAAATCAAAAGTTGTTAGATTATCAGATGCAACATATAATTCAAACTCAGTTGCAGCATTGGGGGTTGTAGCACATGAAATTGGTCATGCTATTCAACACGCAAGAAAGTATGTTCCGTTGGTAATAAGAAATGGTATTGCTCCTGTCGTTTCATTTTCTTCAAATCTCTCATGGATTCTCTTTATTATAGGCTTTATATTTGCCAATTTTGCACTTGTCAAAATAGGTATTTTTTTATTTTCACTAGCCGTGTTATTTTCGGTAATCACACTACCTGTTGAATTTGATGCTAGTAGGCGTGCAATTAAACTATTGAGTTCCAACTTAATGATGCCAAAAAATGAAATAAGTGGCGTGAAAAGTGTATTGACTGCTGCTGCAATGACTTATGTTGCAAGTACATTAATGGCATTTTTACAATTACTCCGCATGTTATTAATTGCTGGTTTTCTAGGAGGAAATAAAGATTGA
- a CDS encoding response regulator transcription factor — MKILIVEDDEKLRRLLELEYNHENCEVKTCEFGEDALLIYEEFKPDVVILDIMLPDIDGTEVAKKLRKLDPSAGIIMLTALSQKKDKLEGFESGADDYIVKPFDFEELFARTKALARRKGVLDEEINLGELKINILKREVTFKDKLINLSKTEFDLLLYLVKNSDRVVSKEEILDAVWGFSYEGSENIVEVYINYLRKKISSDLIKTVRGIGYTINWR, encoded by the coding sequence ATGAAAATTTTAATAGTTGAAGATGATGAAAAATTAAGAAGGCTTTTGGAGCTTGAATACAACCACGAGAATTGTGAAGTTAAAACATGTGAATTTGGCGAAGATGCCCTGTTAATATACGAAGAATTTAAACCAGATGTGGTGATTTTGGATATAATGCTTCCTGATATTGATGGTACAGAAGTTGCAAAAAAATTAAGAAAATTGGATCCTTCTGCAGGAATTATTATGCTAACAGCTCTTTCTCAAAAAAAGGATAAATTAGAAGGATTTGAAAGTGGGGCAGATGATTACATAGTCAAACCCTTTGATTTTGAAGAATTATTTGCTCGAACAAAAGCTCTCGCAAGAAGAAAAGGAGTACTAGATGAAGAAATTAATTTAGGAGAATTAAAAATAAATATCCTAAAAAGAGAAGTAACCTTCAAAGATAAATTAATTAACCTCTCTAAAACAGAATTTGACTTACTCTTATATCTTGTTAAAAACTCAGATAGAGTAGTCTCAAAAGAAGAAATTTTAGATGCTGTATGGGGCTTTTCATACGAAGGTTCAGAAAATATAGTTGAAGTTTACATAAACTACTTGAGAAAAAAGATATCATCGGATTTAATAAAAACTGTTAGAGGAATAGGATATACGATAAATTGGAGGTGA
- the rlmB gene encoding 23S rRNA (guanosine(2251)-2'-O)-methyltransferase RlmB yields MKVYGRNVLKEILENNVNVKMIYFSNVSSKSIEKLIELVKEKRLPFTIANNRILEKLSNEKKHQGVVIDIGDFEYKDESIIEKMEKPFLVILDQIQDPHNFGAIIRTSVAAGADALVIPKNNSVKVTPTVVKVSVGTLFKTNIIEVTNIARFIEKIKTLGIWVYGAAMDGKEYFKVDLKKPVAIVLGNEGNGIRENVKNKCDDLISIPMKNNVESLNVSVSAGILLYEVYRQNENFNS; encoded by the coding sequence TTGAAAGTATATGGTAGAAACGTTCTCAAAGAGATCTTGGAAAACAATGTTAATGTTAAAATGATTTATTTTTCAAATGTTTCATCAAAGTCCATAGAAAAATTAATAGAGTTAGTAAAAGAAAAAAGACTACCTTTTACAATTGCAAATAATAGAATTTTAGAGAAACTTTCAAATGAAAAAAAACATCAAGGAGTAGTTATTGATATAGGGGATTTTGAATATAAAGATGAATCAATTATTGAAAAAATGGAAAAACCTTTTTTAGTAATCCTTGATCAGATACAAGATCCCCATAATTTTGGAGCAATTATTAGAACTTCGGTAGCTGCTGGTGCAGATGCTTTGGTAATCCCAAAAAATAATTCCGTAAAAGTTACACCAACAGTTGTAAAAGTATCCGTCGGAACGCTCTTTAAAACGAACATTATTGAAGTAACAAACATAGCAAGATTTATAGAAAAAATCAAAACTTTGGGAATATGGGTATACGGTGCTGCAATGGATGGAAAAGAATATTTTAAAGTAGACCTAAAAAAACCTGTAGCAATTGTTCTAGGAAACGAAGGAAACGGTATTAGAGAAAATGTAAAAAATAAATGTGATGATTTAATATCTATTCCAATGAAAAATAATGTGGAATCTTTAAATGTCTCAGTTAGTGCCGGAATACTATTATACGAGGTGTATAGACAAAATGAAAATTTTAATAGTTGA